The proteins below come from a single Fusobacterium nucleatum genomic window:
- the leuS gene encoding leucine--tRNA ligase codes for MRDYEFKEIEKKWQERWNKDNIFKTENEVEGKENYYVLSMLPYPSGKLHVGHARNYTIGDVISRYKRMKGYNVLQPMGWDSFGLPAENAAIQNGTHPAIWTKSNIENMKRQLKLMGFSYDWEREIASYTPEYYKWNQWLFKRMYEKGLIYKKKSLVNWCPDCQTVLANEQVEDGMCWRHSKTHVIQKELEQWFFKITDYADELLEGHEEIKDGWPEKVLTMQKNWIGKSFGTELKLKVVETGEDLPIFTTRIDTIYGVSYAVVAPEHPIVEKILKVNPSIKDKVTEMKNTDIIERGAEGREKNGIYSGWHIENPVNKEIVPLWIADYVLMNYGTGAVMGVPAHDERDFVFAGKYNLPVKQVITSKKSDEKVELPYLEEGVMINSGEFNGLNSKEALVKIAEYVEEKGYGQRTYKYRLKDWGISRQRYWGTPIPVLYCEKCGEVLEKDENLPVLLPDDIEFSGNGNPLETSNKFKEATCPCCGGKARRDTDTMDTFVDSSWYFLRYCDPKNINLPFSKEIVDKWTPVDQYIGGVEHAVMHLLYARFFHKVLRDLGLLSSNEPFKRLLTQGMVLGPSYYSEKENKYLFSKDVVIKGDKAYSQSGEELQVKVEKMSKSKNNGVDPEEMLDKYGADTTRLFIMFAAPPEKELEWNENGLAGAYRFLTRVWRLVFENSEFVKKSNDKIDYNKLSKEDKTLLIKLNQTIKKVTDAIENNYHFNTAIAANMELINEVQTYVSSSMNSEQAAKILGYTLKKIIIMLSPFVPHFCDEIWEELGEKGYLFNEKWPEYDEKMLSSDETTIAVQVNGKVRGSFEIAKDSDKALVEKTALELPNVAKHLEGMNVVKVIVIPNRIVNIVVKPQ; via the coding sequence TTGAGAGATTATGAGTTTAAGGAAATTGAAAAAAAATGGCAAGAAAGATGGAATAAAGATAACATTTTTAAAACTGAAAATGAAGTAGAGGGAAAAGAAAATTATTATGTACTTTCAATGTTACCTTATCCATCTGGAAAATTACATGTTGGACATGCTAGAAACTATACAATAGGAGATGTAATTTCAAGATATAAAAGAATGAAAGGCTATAATGTATTACAGCCTATGGGTTGGGATTCATTTGGTTTACCTGCTGAAAATGCTGCAATTCAAAATGGAACACACCCTGCTATTTGGACTAAGTCTAATATAGAAAATATGAAAAGACAATTAAAGTTAATGGGATTTTCCTATGATTGGGAAAGAGAAATAGCAAGTTATACACCAGAATACTATAAATGGAACCAATGGTTATTTAAAAGAATGTATGAAAAAGGTTTAATCTATAAGAAAAAATCTTTGGTAAACTGGTGTCCTGATTGTCAAACAGTTTTAGCAAATGAACAAGTTGAAGATGGGATGTGTTGGCGTCATTCTAAGACTCATGTTATACAAAAAGAATTGGAACAATGGTTCTTTAAAATAACTGATTATGCAGATGAATTGTTAGAAGGACATGAAGAAATAAAAGATGGTTGGCCAGAAAAAGTTTTAACTATGCAAAAGAATTGGATAGGAAAGTCTTTTGGAACAGAGTTAAAATTAAAAGTTGTTGAAACAGGGGAAGATTTACCTATATTCACAACAAGAATAGATACCATCTATGGAGTTTCTTATGCAGTTGTTGCACCTGAACACCCTATTGTTGAAAAGATTTTAAAAGTAAATCCTTCAATCAAAGATAAAGTAACAGAAATGAAAAATACAGATATAATTGAAAGAGGAGCAGAAGGTAGAGAAAAAAATGGTATATACAGTGGTTGGCATATAGAAAATCCTGTTAATAAAGAAATTGTACCATTATGGATAGCTGATTATGTTCTTATGAACTATGGGACAGGAGCAGTTATGGGAGTTCCTGCACATGATGAAAGAGATTTTGTTTTTGCAGGTAAATATAATTTACCAGTCAAACAGGTTATAACTTCTAAAAAATCTGATGAAAAAGTTGAGCTTCCTTATTTAGAAGAAGGAGTAATGATAAATTCTGGAGAATTTAATGGCTTAAATAGTAAAGAAGCCTTAGTAAAAATAGCTGAGTATGTGGAAGAAAAAGGCTATGGACAAAGGACATATAAATATAGATTAAAAGATTGGGGAATTTCAAGACAAAGATATTGGGGAACTCCTATTCCTGTTCTATATTGTGAAAAATGTGGAGAAGTTTTAGAAAAAGATGAAAATTTACCTGTGTTATTACCAGATGATATAGAATTTTCTGGTAATGGAAATCCATTAGAAACTTCTAATAAGTTTAAAGAAGCAACTTGTCCTTGTTGTGGTGGAAAAGCTAGAAGAGATACAGATACTATGGATACATTTGTAGATTCGTCTTGGTATTTTTTAAGATATTGTGACCCTAAAAATATAAATTTACCTTTCAGTAAAGAAATAGTTGATAAATGGACACCAGTAGACCAATATATAGGTGGAGTTGAACATGCAGTAATGCACTTATTGTATGCAAGATTTTTTCATAAAGTTTTAAGAGATTTAGGTTTACTTTCATCAAATGAACCATTTAAAAGATTATTGACACAAGGAATGGTATTAGGACCATCATATTATTCTGAAAAAGAAAATAAATACTTATTTTCAAAAGATGTTGTTATAAAGGGAGATAAGGCTTATTCTCAATCAGGGGAAGAATTACAAGTAAAAGTTGAAAAGATGTCAAAATCTAAAAATAATGGTGTTGACCCAGAGGAAATGCTTGATAAATATGGAGCAGATACAACAAGATTATTTATTATGTTTGCTGCACCACCTGAAAAAGAATTGGAATGGAATGAAAATGGACTTGCAGGAGCATATAGATTTTTAACAAGAGTTTGGAGATTAGTTTTTGAAAATTCTGAGTTTGTAAAAAAATCTAATGATAAGATTGATTATAATAAACTTTCAAAAGAAGATAAAACATTGTTAATTAAATTAAATCAAACTATTAAAAAAGTTACAGATGCTATTGAAAATAATTACCATTTCAATACTGCAATAGCAGCTAATATGGAACTTATTAATGAAGTTCAAACTTATGTGTCTTCTTCAATGAATTCAGAACAAGCTGCTAAGATTTTAGGTTATACATTGAAGAAAATAATAATTATGTTATCTCCATTTGTTCCTCATTTCTGTGATGAAATATGGGAAGAATTAGGAGAAAAAGGATATTTATTTAATGAAAAATGGCCTGAATATGATGAAAAAATGTTATCATCTGATGAAACTACTATTGCTGTTCAAGTAAATGGAAAAGTTAGAGGAAGTTTTGAAATTGCAAAAGATAGTGATAAAGCCTTAGTTGAAAAAACTGCTTTGGAATTACCAAATGTAGCTAAACATTTAGAAGGTATGAATGTTGTAAAAGTTATTGTAATACCTAATAGAATAGTCAATATTGTTGTAAAACCTCAATAG
- a CDS encoding EcoRI family type II restriction endonuclease → MAKKNQSTRLTSQHKESKGVIGIFGEEAKNHDIAVGEISKIVKSKLEEKYSNLQFRHRSTVLKKEINKELGQTLFLSNARIKPDGGIIEVKDDNEKWRVVLVSEAKHQGKDIENIKAGKLVGVNNDQILMAAGNAIERSHKNIFEIANFILSEAYFPYVIFLEGSNFLTQKCSS, encoded by the coding sequence GTGGCAAAAAAGAATCAATCAACAAGACTAACTAGTCAGCATAAAGAATCAAAAGGAGTTATTGGAATATTTGGAGAAGAGGCAAAAAACCATGATATTGCTGTTGGAGAAATTTCAAAAATTGTCAAAAGTAAATTAGAAGAAAAATATTCAAATTTACAATTTAGACATAGAAGCACTGTATTAAAAAAAGAAATTAATAAAGAGTTAGGACAGACACTATTTTTATCAAATGCAAGAATAAAACCTGATGGAGGAATAATTGAGGTAAAAGATGATAATGAAAAATGGAGAGTAGTACTAGTTTCAGAAGCAAAACATCAAGGTAAAGATATAGAAAATATAAAAGCTGGAAAATTAGTTGGTGTAAATAACGATCAAATTCTTATGGCAGCTGGAAATGCCATAGAAAGATCACATAAGAATATTTTTGAAATTGCTAACTTTATATTATCTGAAGCGTATTTTCCATATGTTATATTTTTAGAAGGCTCTAATTTTTTAACACAAAAATGTTCAAGTTAA
- a CDS encoding EcoRI family type II restriction endonuclease, whose product MLNRLDRLSAANYGMPFNKNLCKNKFIKHKDKIIMLQAASMYTKGDGSKWEAIEMLGNIPYVVEAEIPTGSSLEEDKIRKRRIQFYERNGCKKVYLMATCGMKWQTLVNSKNEIDQKELAKLHKELYEEKRTDVKIPISIDENIEKAFWSSK is encoded by the coding sequence ATATTAAATAGATTAGATAGATTGTCTGCTGCAAATTATGGAATGCCATTTAATAAAAACTTATGTAAAAATAAATTTATTAAACATAAAGATAAAATCATAATGCTTCAAGCTGCCTCAATGTACACAAAAGGAGATGGGAGTAAATGGGAAGCTATAGAAATGCTTGGAAATATACCTTATGTTGTAGAAGCTGAGATTCCAACTGGAAGTAGTTTGGAGGAAGATAAAATTAGGAAAAGAAGAATACAATTTTATGAAAGAAACGGTTGTAAAAAAGTGTATTTAATGGCAACTTGTGGAATGAAATGGCAAACATTAGTGAATTCAAAAAATGAGATAGATCAAAAAGAGTTAGCAAAATTACATAAAGAATTATATGAAGAAAAAAGAACTGATGTTAAGATTCCAATTTCAATAGATGAAAATATAGAGAAAGCATTTTGGTCTTCAAAATAG
- a CDS encoding bifunctional 3,4-dihydroxy-2-butanone-4-phosphate synthase/GTP cyclohydrolase II has translation MIYKIEDVLEDIKNGIPLIIVDDENRENEGDLFVAAEKVTYESINLMATFARGLTCTPMSTEYAVRLNLDPMTARNTDAKCTAFTVSVDAKEGTTTGISIADRLTTIKKLADINSVASDFTRPGHIFPLIAKDNGVLEREGHTEATVDLCKICGLTPVAVICEILKDDGTMARVPDLEIFAKKHNLKIITIADLIKYRKKTEQLMKIDVVANMPTDSGTFKIVGFDNLIDGKEHIALVKGDVAGKENVTVRIHSECFTGDILGSLRCDCGSQLKIAMRRIDRLGEGVVLYLRQEGRGIGLLNKLRAYNLQEEGMDTLDANLHLGFGADMRDYAVAAQMLKALGVKSIKLLTNNPLKINGLEEYGIPVVEREEIEIEANKINKIYLKTKKERMGHLLKIE, from the coding sequence ATGATTTACAAAATTGAGGATGTATTAGAAGATATTAAGAATGGTATTCCTCTAATAATAGTAGATGATGAAAATAGAGAAAATGAAGGCGACCTTTTTGTTGCTGCTGAAAAAGTAACTTATGAAAGTATCAACCTTATGGCAACATTTGCAAGAGGTTTAACTTGTACACCTATGTCAACTGAATATGCTGTTAGATTGAATTTAGACCCAATGACTGCAAGAAACACCGATGCAAAATGTACTGCTTTTACTGTATCTGTTGATGCAAAAGAAGGAACTACAACAGGGATTTCAATAGCTGACAGACTTACAACAATTAAAAAATTAGCAGATATTAATTCTGTGGCTAGTGATTTTACAAGGCCTGGACATATTTTCCCATTGATTGCAAAAGATAATGGGGTTCTTGAAAGAGAAGGGCATACAGAAGCAACTGTTGATTTATGTAAGATCTGTGGACTTACTCCTGTGGCTGTTATATGTGAAATTTTAAAAGATGATGGTACTATGGCAAGAGTCCCTGATTTAGAAATTTTTGCTAAAAAACATAATTTAAAAATTATTACAATAGCTGATTTAATCAAATACAGAAAAAAGACTGAACAACTTATGAAAATTGATGTTGTTGCTAATATGCCAACTGATAGTGGTACATTTAAAATTGTAGGTTTTGATAATCTTATTGATGGAAAAGAACATATTGCCCTTGTCAAAGGAGATGTTGCTGGTAAAGAAAATGTTACAGTTAGAATACACTCTGAGTGTTTCACAGGTGATATTTTAGGCTCTTTAAGATGTGATTGTGGTTCTCAATTAAAAATTGCAATGAGAAGAATTGACAGACTTGGGGAAGGAGTTGTTCTTTATCTAAGACAAGAAGGTAGAGGTATAGGACTTTTAAATAAATTAAGAGCTTATAATCTTCAAGAAGAAGGAATGGATACACTAGATGCAAATTTACATCTTGGTTTTGGTGCTGATATGAGAGATTATGCTGTTGCTGCACAGATGTTAAAAGCATTAGGAGTAAAATCTATAAAACTTTTAACAAATAATCCATTAAAAATTAATGGACTTGAAGAATATGGAATACCTGTTGTTGAAAGAGAAGAAATTGAAATTGAAGCTAATAAGATTAATAAAATATACTTAAAAACTAAAAAAGAAAGAATGGGACATCTTTTAAAAATTGAATAA
- the ribE gene encoding riboflavin synthase yields the protein MFTGLVEEKGSVISLNNGDKSIKLKIKANKVLENVKLGDSIATNGVCLTVTEFSKDYFVADCMFETISRSNLKRLKTGDEVNLEKSITLSTPLGGHLVTGDVDCEGEIVSIIQEGIAKIYEIKISRKYMRYIVEKGRATIDGASLTVISLTDDTFSVSLIPHTQEKIILGSKKVGDIVNIETDLVGKYIERFVHFDKLEEKENKKSKITKEFLLENGF from the coding sequence ATGTTTACAGGTTTAGTTGAAGAAAAAGGTAGTGTAATTTCTTTAAATAATGGAGATAAATCTATCAAATTAAAAATAAAAGCAAATAAAGTTTTAGAAAATGTTAAACTTGGAGATAGTATAGCAACCAATGGTGTATGCCTAACAGTTACTGAATTTTCAAAAGATTATTTTGTTGCAGATTGTATGTTTGAAACTATTTCTAGGTCTAATTTAAAAAGATTAAAAACAGGAGATGAAGTGAATTTAGAAAAATCTATTACTCTTTCAACTCCACTTGGTGGACATTTAGTTACTGGTGATGTGGACTGTGAAGGTGAGATTGTTTCTATCATACAAGAAGGGATTGCTAAAATTTATGAGATAAAAATTAGCAGAAAATATATGAGATACATTGTTGAGAAAGGAAGAGCTACTATTGATGGAGCCAGTCTTACAGTTATTTCTTTAACAGATGATACTTTCTCTGTTTCTCTTATACCTCATACACAAGAAAAAATTATATTAGGTAGTAAAAAAGTTGGCGATATAGTAAATATTGAAACTGACTTAGTTGGAAAATATATAGAAAGATTTGTCCATTTTGACAAACTTGAAGAAAAAGAAAATAAAAAAAGTAAAATTACAAAAGAATTTTTACTTGAAAATGGTTTTTAG
- the ribD gene encoding bifunctional diaminohydroxyphosphoribosylaminopyrimidine deaminase/5-amino-6-(5-phosphoribosylamino)uracil reductase RibD produces the protein MDKNSDEKYMARAIELAKRGTGGVNPNPLVGAVIVKDSKIIGEGWHKKFGGPHAEVWALNEAGENAKGATIYVTLEPCSHQGKTPPCAKRIIEAGIKKCVVACIDPNPLVAGKGIKIMEDAGIEVELGVLEKEAKDVNKIFLKYIENKIPYLFLKCGITLDGKIATRSGKSKWITNEIAREKVQFLRTKFMAIMVGINTVLKDNPSLDSRLDEEKFGIEKRNPFRVVIDPNLESPIEAKFLNFNDGKAIIITSNDNRGLEKIEKYRNLGTRFIFLEGKIFKMKDILKELGKLEIDSVLLEGGSGPISTAFKENIIDAGEIFIAPKIIGDNSAIPFINGFNFDNMEEVFKLPNPKFNIYGDNISIEFKNL, from the coding sequence ATGGATAAAAATTCAGATGAAAAATATATGGCAAGGGCTATTGAACTTGCTAAAAGAGGAACAGGAGGTGTAAATCCTAATCCCCTTGTTGGAGCAGTTATAGTTAAAGATAGTAAAATTATTGGTGAAGGTTGGCATAAAAAATTTGGTGGACCTCATGCAGAAGTTTGGGCTTTAAATGAAGCAGGAGAAAATGCAAAAGGAGCTACTATCTATGTAACCTTAGAGCCTTGTTCTCATCAAGGAAAAACTCCTCCCTGTGCTAAAAGAATTATTGAGGCGGGTATAAAAAAATGTGTCGTTGCTTGTATTGATCCTAATCCTTTGGTTGCAGGTAAAGGTATAAAAATAATGGAAGATGCAGGAATTGAAGTTGAGCTTGGAGTTTTAGAAAAAGAAGCCAAAGATGTAAATAAAATATTTTTAAAATATATAGAAAATAAAATTCCTTATCTATTTTTAAAATGTGGAATTACCCTTGATGGAAAAATAGCAACAAGAAGTGGAAAATCTAAATGGATAACCAATGAAATAGCCAGAGAAAAAGTACAATTTTTAAGGACTAAATTTATGGCTATTATGGTGGGAATAAATACTGTTTTAAAAGATAATCCAAGTTTAGATTCAAGACTTGATGAAGAAAAATTTGGCATAGAAAAAAGAAATCCTTTTAGAGTTGTTATAGATCCAAATTTAGAAAGTCCAATAGAAGCTAAATTTTTAAATTTTAATGATGGAAAGGCAATAATAATAACATCTAATGATAATAGAGGGCTTGAAAAAATTGAAAAATATAGAAATCTAGGAACAAGATTTATTTTTCTTGAAGGAAAAATATTCAAAATGAAAGATATATTGAAAGAATTAGGAAAATTAGAAATTGATTCTGTTCTTTTAGAAGGAGGAAGTGGACCTATTTCAACTGCTTTTAAAGAAAATATTATTGATGCAGGAGAAATATTTATTGCACCAAAAATTATCGGAGATAATTCTGCTATTCCTTTTATAAATGGATTTAACTTTGATAATATGGAAGAAGTATTTAAACTTCCTAATCCTAAATTTAATATTTATGGAGATAACATTTCCATAGAGTTCAAAAACTTATAG